In the genome of Deltaproteobacteria bacterium, the window ATTTATCGACAAAGGCGGCGATTTTATTTCAATGCAAGCAAAAGCGACCCTTTTCATCCAGTGCATCGTCGACGGCCTCTACCCTCAGGTGGGCCAGGCCATGGTACGGGTTCTGGAAAGGCTGGGGGTTTCCCTGGACTATCCCAAGGACCAGACCTGCTGCGGTCAGCCGGCTTTCAACTCGGGATACCGGCAGGAGGCGCGCAAGGCGGCCGAACGGTTTATCCGCATCTTCGAATCGGCGGAATGCATCGTCTGTCCGTCGGGTTCGTGCGTGAGCATGGTGCGCAACCACTACGGCGATCTTTTTAAAAATGACCGCCGCTGGGTGGTGCGTGCCCGGCGCGTGGCGGAAAGGACCTTCGAGTTTTCCGAATACCTGGTGGATGTGCTGGGTTTCACGGATGTGGGGGCGGCCTTCGCCGGACGCGTCACCTACCATGAGTCCTGTCACCTCATGCGCGGCATCGGCGTCAGCCGTCAGCCGAGAACCCTGATTGCCCATGTGAAGGGGATCGATTTCGTGGAGATGCACGACGCCGACTTCTGCTGCGGTTTCGGGGGCGCCTTTTCCGTCAAATACCCGGACATCTCCACGGCCATGCTGAGCGAAAAGGTCCGCAATATCGAGCACTCTGGCGCCGAGGTCGTGGTTGGGTGCGACATGGGTTGCCTGATGAACATCCAGGGCATGTTGAACCGGAAGAAGGCCGCCGTCAAAACCATGCACATTGCAGAATTGCTGGATCGGTCCCACTAGGTTTCCGGAAGCGGATATGGATATCACCACAGAAAAATACAAAGCGGTTGCCAGGGCAGGCACGGAAAACCCGGTGCTGCAGAAGGCCTTGGCCGGCCTGCAGGCGCGGTTTGGCCGGGGAACGGCCCAGGCCTATCGCGAGCTGCCCGAAGGGCCAGACTTGCGACTGGTGGCCCATGACCTGCGCATGGACGCCGTTCTTCACCTCGACCGTCTGCTGGCCGCACTCGCCGGCAAGGTGCGCGGAAACGGCGGCCACGTTTATTTTGCCCAAAATGGGGAAGAAGCCGTGGCCTATTGCCTGAAAGTCGCTGCGGAAAACAAGGTAAAGCGGGTGGTCAAGGGCAAATCCATGGTCACCGAGGAGATCCGGCTGAACGAGGCGCTGGCGGCGTCCGGCATCGAAGCCGTGGAAACCGATCTGGGGGAGTACATCATCCAGCTGGCCGGTGAGACGCCTTCGCACATCATCGCTCCGGCCATTCATAAATCCAAAGAGGATGTCGGCCGCCTCTTTGCGGAAAAGCTGCGGATAGGCTACACCGACGACCCCCCCACCCTGACCCGGGCCGCAAGAAAGGCCCTGAGGGAAAAGTTTTTATCGGCGGATATGGGTATTTCCGGATGCAACCTGGCCTGCGCCGAAACCGGCCACATCACCACGGTGTCCAACGAGGGCAACATCCGCATGGCTTCGACCCTGCCGCGCATTCACATGGTTTTTATGGGCATGGAGCGGGTTGCCGCACGCCTGCAGGATCTCGACATCCTGCTGCGCTTGCTGTGCCGGGGGGCGGCGGCCCAGAATATGGCCACCTATGTCAGCCACATCAGCGGTCCGCGGGGGGCGGACAACCTGGATGGCCCGGAGCAGCTGCACCTGGTCATTCTTGACAACGGCCGCTCCCGGATGCTGGCCGATCCGGAATTCCGCGAGATGCTGTGCTGCATCCGCTGCGCCGCCTGCCTGAACATTTGCCCGGTGTATGGTAAAATAGGGGGCCACGCCTACGGATTCGCGTACTCGGGCCCGGTGGGAGCGGTGGTTACACCGTTGATGACCGGCATCAACCGTGCCGCCGACCTCTGCCAGGGGGAAACCCTCTGCGGGGCCTGCCGGGATGCCTGTCCGGTGAATATCGACATTCCGCGCATGCTCCTGTTGCTGCGCGCCAAGCTGGCGGACGGCGACTCCCGATGGGGGGTGACCCGCGGCAGTCTTATGGAAAAGGCGGCTTACATGTTCTGGGCGCGTCTCATGCAAAGCCGTGGACTCTACGACCTGGCCATCAACGCCGGCAGTGTTTTTCAACGGGCTCTTCCCAAAAACGGGGGCATGCTGCGATTTCTGCCGCCGCCGCTTAACGGCTGGACCAGAAGCCGCGACATGCAGCCTCTGGCCGACGAAAGCTTCTCGAGGTGGTGGCAAAAAAACCGGGAAGGGGATTCCCATGGCAACCCATAGCACGAGCCCTGATCAGCAGCGGTTCATCGGCCGTCTGCAGCAGGCCCTGGCAGACGGCGCCGGGGATCGCCGTCCCGGGCGACCGGGCAGCATTTATCGTAAACAGGGGCCTGTAAAAACGAGAAGCCGGCCTGAGCAGCTGGCCCTGCTGGACCGGCTGGTGGCGGAAAGCGCCCCCATCAACCAGCGGGTCGCCGTGCACCCGGAGGCTGCCTCCGTTGCCCGGGGTATATCGGAACTGGTCGCCGAAAAGGATCCGGAATGGGGGGATGAGAAACACGTCGTCGCCTGGCGGCATCCCCTGGTCGAAGCCTTGAGCCTGCCGGATGTGCTGCAAGGTGTCGGCGCTTCCATGAGCTATGCGGCATCTGCCGGCACTGATGACCGGGAAACGGTGCGACAGCAGATTTTTAAAGCGTATGTCGGCATCACTTCCGCCGATTTTTGCCTGGCGGATTCCGCCACCCTGGTGATGAAGTCCCGGCCGGGGCAGAACCGGTCCGTTTCCCTGGTGCCTTCCATTCACATTGCGGTCATCCGCCTCGAACAGATCCTGGCCA includes:
- a CDS encoding (Fe-S)-binding protein, with translation MQAKATLFIQCIVDGLYPQVGQAMVRVLERLGVSLDYPKDQTCCGQPAFNSGYRQEARKAAERFIRIFESAECIVCPSGSCVSMVRNHYGDLFKNDRRWVVRARRVAERTFEFSEYLVDVLGFTDVGAAFAGRVTYHESCHLMRGIGVSRQPRTLIAHVKGIDFVEMHDADFCCGFGGAFSVKYPDISTAMLSEKVRNIEHSGAEVVVGCDMGCLMNIQGMLNRKKAAVKTMHIAELLDRSH
- a CDS encoding iron-sulfur cluster-binding protein produces the protein MDITTEKYKAVARAGTENPVLQKALAGLQARFGRGTAQAYRELPEGPDLRLVAHDLRMDAVLHLDRLLAALAGKVRGNGGHVYFAQNGEEAVAYCLKVAAENKVKRVVKGKSMVTEEIRLNEALAASGIEAVETDLGEYIIQLAGETPSHIIAPAIHKSKEDVGRLFAEKLRIGYTDDPPTLTRAARKALREKFLSADMGISGCNLACAETGHITTVSNEGNIRMASTLPRIHMVFMGMERVAARLQDLDILLRLLCRGAAAQNMATYVSHISGPRGADNLDGPEQLHLVILDNGRSRMLADPEFREMLCCIRCAACLNICPVYGKIGGHAYGFAYSGPVGAVVTPLMTGINRAADLCQGETLCGACRDACPVNIDIPRMLLLLRAKLADGDSRWGVTRGSLMEKAAYMFWARLMQSRGLYDLAINAGSVFQRALPKNGGMLRFLPPPLNGWTRSRDMQPLADESFSRWWQKNREGDSHGNP
- a CDS encoding LUD domain-containing protein; the protein is MATHSTSPDQQRFIGRLQQALADGAGDRRPGRPGSIYRKQGPVKTRSRPEQLALLDRLVAESAPINQRVAVHPEAASVARGISELVAEKDPEWGDEKHVVAWRHPLVEALSLPDVLQGVGASMSYAASAGTDDRETVRQQIFKAYVGITSADFCLADSATLVMKSRPGQNRSVSLVPSIHIAVIRLEQILANLKELYYILDNDPVHVKEGLTPCMTFVSGPSKTADIEATMVHGAHGPREVHLFVITG